The Cytobacillus sp. IB215665 genome includes a window with the following:
- a CDS encoding YolD-like family protein has translation MKDRGIMKWMPAFIQPEHMKIMKEAKADYYKVRKPVLDEHEIEEINSTVLEAMEFTQEVTVTYFENGAFKPCMGYIHFIDQFHRHIRVTDKFDEIHIIKFENIINVQII, from the coding sequence TTGAAAGATCGAGGAATTATGAAATGGATGCCCGCATTTATACAACCTGAACATATGAAGATAATGAAAGAAGCAAAGGCTGATTATTATAAGGTGCGAAAGCCTGTTTTAGATGAGCATGAGATAGAGGAAATTAATAGTACCGTCCTAGAAGCTATGGAGTTTACACAAGAAGTGACTGTGACATATTTTGAGAACGGGGCTTTTAAGCCATGTATGGGATATATTCATTTTATAGATCAATTCCATAGGCATATTAGAGTAACCGATAAATTTGATGAAATACATATAATTAAATTTGAAAACATTATAAATGTACAAATAATATAA
- a CDS encoding SHOCT domain-containing protein has product MMILGFLIIGYLIYLVINNQYPVAKKRNPSATSSNAIEIAKSRLAAGEITYEEFEQIKKKIL; this is encoded by the coding sequence ATGATGATATTGGGTTTTTTAATCATTGGCTATCTTATATATTTAGTAATTAATAATCAATATCCGGTTGCCAAAAAAAGAAATCCGTCAGCAACAAGTTCTAATGCAATAGAAATTGCCAAGTCTAGACTTGCAGCAGGTGAAATTACCTATGAAGAATTTGAACAAATCAAGAAAAAGATTCTATAA